One Burkholderia vietnamiensis LMG 10929 genomic window carries:
- a CDS encoding LysR substrate-binding domain-containing protein has translation MSLRAFRTLVAIARYRTFARAGEAIGLTQSAVSLQIKALESEYNVRLFDRSRRQPVLTEAGNILLAQAEQVLALVDRIPDALSDEKKLVGRLRIGAIQTALSGPLPDALLALRAAHPSLRVHVSAGMSAELANRVAAGELDAAITTRPVRPHPPALTWTTLYEDRFWLLAPPHATQRDARTLLDALPFIRFDAQAWAGRMIAAELRRIGVRVREQMVLDSAETIARMVARGLGAAIVALPDATLARLPPVTRLPFGEPQMGREVVLLEHQSRPAERFARALAAEVTASAMRISH, from the coding sequence ATGTCACTACGCGCATTCAGAACGCTGGTCGCGATCGCCCGATACCGGACCTTCGCACGCGCCGGCGAAGCGATCGGCCTTACGCAATCGGCGGTGAGCCTGCAGATCAAGGCGCTCGAAAGCGAATACAACGTCAGGCTGTTCGACCGGTCGCGCCGTCAGCCGGTGCTGACCGAAGCCGGCAACATTCTGCTCGCGCAGGCCGAACAGGTGCTCGCGCTGGTCGACCGGATTCCCGATGCGCTCAGCGACGAGAAGAAGCTCGTCGGCCGGCTGCGCATCGGCGCGATCCAGACCGCGCTGTCGGGCCCGCTGCCCGATGCGCTGCTGGCGCTGCGCGCCGCGCATCCGTCGCTGCGCGTGCACGTGTCGGCCGGCATGTCGGCCGAACTCGCGAACCGCGTCGCCGCCGGCGAGCTCGACGCGGCGATCACGACGCGCCCGGTGCGCCCGCACCCGCCCGCGCTCACGTGGACCACCTTGTACGAAGACCGCTTCTGGCTGCTCGCGCCGCCGCACGCGACGCAGCGCGACGCGCGCACGCTGCTCGACGCGCTGCCGTTCATCCGCTTCGACGCGCAGGCTTGGGCCGGCCGAATGATCGCCGCCGAGCTGCGCCGCATCGGCGTGCGCGTGCGCGAGCAAATGGTGCTCGACAGCGCGGAGACGATCGCACGGATGGTCGCGCGCGGCCTCGGCGCGGCGATCGTCGCGCTGCCCGACGCGACGCTCGCGCGGCTGCCGCCCGTCACGCGCCTGCCGTTCGGCGAGCCGCAGATGGGCCGCGAGGTCGTGCTGCTCGAACATCAATCGCGCCCGGCCGAGCGCTTCGCGCGTGCGCTGGCGGCCGAAGTCACCGCGTCAGCGATGAGAATTTCTCATTGA
- a CDS encoding aspartate aminotransferase family protein, with amino-acid sequence MTDTISASQHEDTNLRTDAAWLDAHWMPFTANRQFKSDPRMIVSAKDAYYTDAEGRKIFDGLSGLWCTGLGHGRTEITEAVSRQIAQLDYAPAFQFGHPKSFELANKIKELTPAGLDYVFFTGSGSEAADTSLKMARAYWRAKGKGTKTRLIGREKGYHGVNFGGISVGGIGANRKLFGQGIDADFLPHTQLAENKFSRGMPDNGADLADRLLDLITLHDASNIAAVIVEPFSGSAGVVIPPKGYLKRLRDICTAHDILLIFDEVITGFGRSGAMTGADAFGVTPDIMNFAKQVTNGTQPLGGVIATKEIYDTFMAAGGPDYMLEFPHGYTYSAHPVACAAGVAALDLLVKEDAVARVRDLAPHFEAAVHGLKGQRHIADIRNYGLAAGLTIAALPGEPARRPYEIAMRCWAKGFYVRYGGDTIQLAPPFIAEKREIDNLVNALSDALNEVD; translated from the coding sequence ATGACCGACACGATCTCCGCCAGCCAGCACGAAGACACGAACCTCCGCACCGACGCCGCATGGCTCGACGCGCACTGGATGCCGTTCACCGCGAACCGTCAGTTCAAGTCCGACCCGCGGATGATCGTGTCCGCCAAGGACGCCTATTACACGGACGCCGAAGGCCGCAAGATCTTCGACGGCCTGTCGGGCCTGTGGTGCACGGGCCTCGGTCACGGCCGCACGGAAATCACCGAAGCGGTGAGCCGCCAGATCGCGCAGCTCGACTACGCACCGGCGTTCCAGTTCGGCCACCCGAAGTCGTTCGAGCTCGCGAACAAGATCAAGGAGCTGACGCCGGCCGGCCTTGACTACGTGTTCTTCACGGGCTCAGGCTCGGAGGCGGCCGACACGTCGCTGAAAATGGCTCGCGCCTACTGGCGCGCGAAGGGCAAGGGCACGAAGACGCGCCTGATCGGCCGCGAGAAGGGCTATCACGGCGTGAACTTCGGCGGCATCTCGGTCGGCGGGATCGGCGCGAACCGCAAGCTGTTCGGCCAGGGCATCGACGCCGATTTCCTGCCGCACACGCAGCTTGCCGAAAACAAGTTCTCGCGCGGGATGCCGGATAACGGCGCCGACCTCGCCGACCGTCTGCTCGACCTGATCACGCTGCACGACGCGTCGAACATCGCGGCCGTGATCGTCGAGCCGTTCTCCGGTTCGGCTGGCGTGGTCATCCCGCCGAAGGGCTATCTGAAGCGCCTGCGCGACATCTGCACCGCGCACGACATCTTGCTGATTTTCGACGAGGTCATCACGGGTTTCGGCCGCTCCGGCGCGATGACGGGCGCCGATGCGTTCGGCGTGACGCCCGACATCATGAACTTCGCGAAGCAGGTGACCAACGGCACGCAGCCGCTCGGCGGCGTGATCGCGACGAAGGAGATCTACGACACGTTCATGGCGGCCGGCGGCCCCGACTACATGCTCGAGTTCCCGCACGGCTACACCTATTCGGCGCACCCGGTCGCGTGTGCGGCCGGCGTGGCGGCGCTCGACCTGCTCGTGAAGGAAGACGCGGTCGCGCGCGTGCGCGATCTCGCGCCGCATTTCGAGGCGGCCGTGCACGGGCTGAAGGGTCAGCGCCATATCGCCGACATCCGCAACTACGGGCTCGCGGCCGGCCTGACGATCGCGGCGCTGCCGGGCGAGCCGGCACGGCGTCCGTACGAGATCGCGATGCGTTGCTGGGCGAAGGGTTTCTACGTGCGCTACGGCGGCGACACGATCCAGCTCGCGCCGCCGTTCATCGCCGAGAAGCGCGAGATCGACAACCTCGTCAACGCGCTGTCCGACGCGCTGAACGAAGTCGACTGA
- a CDS encoding nuclear transport factor 2 family protein yields the protein MPDDPGEVARASYRAYVDKDRDAIEALIAPDFHFTSPLDNRLDRDAYLARCWPNSALLAGFRFVDVAVHGEYVFVVYEADTTSGKRFRNAERLRVRDGRIVEAEVYFGWYVPHPAPDGGFIASAG from the coding sequence ATGCCCGACGACCCCGGTGAGGTTGCACGCGCGAGCTACCGCGCGTACGTCGACAAGGACCGCGACGCGATCGAAGCGCTGATTGCGCCGGATTTCCATTTCACCAGCCCGCTCGACAACCGGCTCGACCGCGACGCGTATCTGGCCCGTTGCTGGCCGAACAGCGCGCTGCTCGCCGGTTTCCGGTTCGTCGACGTCGCCGTGCACGGCGAGTACGTGTTCGTCGTCTATGAAGCCGACACGACGAGCGGCAAGCGCTTCCGGAACGCGGAGCGATTACGCGTGCGCGATGGTCGGATCGTGGAGGCTGAAGTGTATTTCGGCTGGTACGTGCCGCATCCTGCGCCCGACGGCGGGTTCATCGCGTCGGCAGGGTGA
- a CDS encoding AEC family transporter yields MIGPVLLALAPVALLVAFGHGLRRTGFIGDAFWPQAERLCYYVLLPALFAHGLANARLQALPVVPLAAALVGSTAVVAALVLLVRRFVQVDGAGFTSVFQGAVRFNNYVGTALAAGLFGARGIALAAVCVAAIVPTVNLMCVLVFARFGATRLGAWALVHRIVSNPLVVGCALGIAMQAGGIAFPPAIEPAVRALGAASMPLGLLCVGAALRFDAARGWMQPMCIASAFKFMAMPLATLAAGSLFGLGDAALTIALLFQALPTSSSSYIMARQLGGDAPLMAGITAFQTIAAAFAMPVVLAAFGALPM; encoded by the coding sequence ATGATCGGCCCCGTCCTGCTCGCGCTCGCGCCGGTCGCGCTGCTCGTCGCATTCGGCCACGGGCTGCGGCGCACGGGCTTCATCGGCGACGCGTTCTGGCCGCAAGCCGAGCGGCTCTGCTATTACGTGCTGCTGCCCGCGCTGTTCGCGCACGGCCTCGCGAATGCGCGGCTGCAAGCGCTGCCGGTCGTGCCGCTCGCCGCGGCGCTGGTCGGGTCGACCGCGGTCGTCGCGGCGCTGGTGCTGCTGGTTCGCCGGTTCGTGCAGGTCGACGGCGCGGGCTTCACGTCGGTGTTCCAGGGCGCGGTGCGCTTCAACAACTATGTCGGCACGGCGCTCGCCGCCGGGCTGTTCGGCGCGCGCGGGATCGCGCTCGCGGCCGTATGCGTCGCCGCCATCGTGCCGACCGTCAACCTGATGTGCGTGCTGGTGTTCGCGCGCTTCGGCGCGACGCGACTCGGCGCATGGGCGCTCGTGCACCGGATCGTGTCGAATCCGCTGGTCGTCGGCTGCGCGCTCGGGATCGCGATGCAGGCGGGCGGGATCGCGTTTCCGCCAGCGATCGAGCCGGCCGTGCGCGCGCTCGGCGCCGCGTCGATGCCGCTCGGCCTGCTGTGCGTGGGCGCTGCGCTGCGGTTCGACGCGGCGCGCGGCTGGATGCAGCCGATGTGTATCGCGTCTGCGTTCAAGTTCATGGCGATGCCGCTCGCGACGCTCGCGGCCGGCAGCCTGTTCGGGCTCGGCGATGCCGCGCTGACGATCGCGCTGCTGTTCCAGGCGCTGCCGACGTCGTCCTCGTCGTACATCATGGCGCGCCAGCTCGGCGGCGATGCACCGCTGATGGCAGGCATCACCGCGTTCCAGACGATTGCGGCCGCATTCGCGATGCCGGTCGTGCTGGCCGCGTTCGGCGCGCTGCCGATGTAG
- a CDS encoding 2,4'-dihydroxyacetophenone dioxygenase family protein, producing the protein MMQPSAPLSTDLPPISCLPGDALPWLPMSADLPGLAIKYLHINAAEDTLTALLKMPAGGTLPRHRHDGDVFVHTLQGAWRYREYDWIAHAGSTVLEPAGSVHTPETLGAPGDDVITLNVMRGDLVLLDDDGRETARENCRVALLRQRKHARTAPHDATAFVTR; encoded by the coding sequence ATGATGCAGCCGTCCGCCCCGCTCTCCACCGACCTGCCGCCGATTTCCTGCCTGCCCGGCGATGCGCTGCCGTGGCTGCCGATGAGCGCCGACCTGCCGGGGCTCGCGATCAAGTACCTGCACATCAACGCGGCAGAGGACACGCTCACCGCCCTGCTGAAGATGCCGGCCGGCGGCACGCTGCCGCGTCATCGTCACGACGGCGACGTGTTCGTGCACACGCTGCAGGGCGCATGGCGCTACCGCGAATACGACTGGATCGCGCACGCCGGCTCGACGGTGCTCGAACCGGCCGGGTCGGTCCATACGCCGGAAACGCTCGGCGCGCCCGGCGACGACGTGATCACGCTGAACGTGATGCGCGGCGACCTCGTGCTGCTCGACGACGACGGCCGCGAGACCGCCCGCGAGAATTGCCGCGTCGCGCTGCTGCGCCAGCGCAAGCACGCGCGTACCGCACCGCACGACGCGACGGCCTTCGTCACCCGCTAA
- a CDS encoding LysR family transcriptional regulator yields the protein MQAKKPKSRALLGQLSDMDLRLLRVFKGVVQCGGMAAAELELNIGISTISRHVKDLETRLGLVLCRRGRAGFTLTAEGQTVYEETLRLLASMEAFRSRIDGIHDKMGGELHIAVFDKTATNPQARLGDAIRQFADEAPDVALNLHVASINEVERGIIDGSYQVGIIPAHRNSGSLVYAELFDERMLLYCGRQHPLYDAPHGKLTWTSIRNHAFAGLGFHSPNMELSHRAKLTRSATASDQESIATLILSGRYLGFLPDHYAESFENKGLMQPIAPHRFNYRCRFVSLLRRSPRPSRAALLFQSCLEAAHAAGHAGEGSGERA from the coding sequence ATGCAAGCAAAGAAACCGAAGAGCCGCGCGCTGCTCGGGCAGCTCAGCGACATGGACCTGCGGCTGCTGCGGGTGTTCAAGGGCGTGGTCCAGTGCGGCGGAATGGCGGCCGCCGAACTCGAGCTGAATATCGGCATCTCGACCATCAGCCGCCACGTGAAGGATCTGGAAACGCGCCTCGGCCTGGTGCTGTGCCGGCGCGGCCGCGCCGGTTTCACGCTGACCGCCGAGGGGCAGACCGTCTACGAGGAGACGCTGCGGCTGCTGGCGTCGATGGAGGCGTTTCGCAGCAGAATCGACGGCATTCACGACAAGATGGGCGGAGAACTGCACATCGCCGTATTCGACAAGACGGCCACCAATCCGCAGGCCCGGCTCGGCGACGCGATCCGCCAGTTCGCGGACGAGGCGCCGGACGTGGCGCTGAACCTGCATGTCGCGTCGATCAACGAGGTCGAGCGCGGGATCATCGACGGCAGCTATCAGGTCGGGATCATTCCCGCGCACCGCAACTCGGGCAGCCTCGTCTATGCGGAACTGTTCGACGAGCGGATGCTGCTGTACTGCGGCCGCCAGCATCCGCTCTACGACGCGCCGCACGGCAAGCTCACGTGGACCTCGATCCGCAACCATGCGTTCGCGGGGCTCGGTTTTCACTCGCCGAACATGGAGCTGAGTCATCGCGCGAAGCTCACGCGCAGCGCGACCGCCTCCGACCAGGAATCGATCGCGACGCTGATCCTGTCCGGGCGCTATCTCGGCTTCCTGCCCGACCATTACGCGGAGAGCTTCGAAAACAAGGGGCTGATGCAGCCGATCGCGCCGCATCGGTTCAATTACCGCTGCCGCTTCGTGAGCCTGCTGCGGCGCTCGCCGCGGCCGTCGCGGGCGGCTTTGCTGTTCCAGTCGTGCCTCGAGGCCGCGCATGCGGCGGGGCATGCGGGCGAAGGATCGGGGGAGCGGGCGTAG
- a CDS encoding CoA-acylating methylmalonate-semialdehyde dehydrogenase: MKHDSNVTSTLGHLIDGKRVDGGSRVQPVFDPATGESHKSVALADQLTVDVAIASAQAAFPAWRNTPPLKRARVMSRFKTLLEEHADELCALITAEHGKVLADAMGELQRGIENVEYASYVPELLKGEHSKNVGPAIDSWSEFQALGVVAGITPFNFPVMVPLWMWPMAVACGNTFVLKPSERTPSSTLRMAELALEAGLPPGVLNVVNGDKEAVDTILTDARVKAVSFVGSTPIAEYIYSTGCANGKRVQALGGAKNFAVVMPDADIDNAVNALMGAAYGSCGERCMAIPLVVAIGDETGDRIVAGLKAEIEKMKVGPGNGAGVDMGPLVTKQHFDKVTGFVDAGVAAGATLVVDGRGVKVDGHDGGYYLGPCLFDHVKPGMPIYQHEIFGPVLGVIRLNSLDEAMALIDAHEYGNGTCLFTRDGEAARYFSDNIQIGMVGINVPLPVPVAYHSFGGWKRSLFGDLHAYGPDAVRFYTKRKTITQRWPSAGVREGTVFSFPSNR; this comes from the coding sequence ATGAAACACGACAGCAATGTGACTTCCACCCTCGGCCATCTGATCGACGGCAAGCGCGTCGACGGCGGCAGCCGCGTGCAGCCGGTGTTCGACCCGGCCACCGGCGAATCGCACAAGAGCGTCGCGCTTGCCGACCAGCTGACCGTCGACGTCGCGATCGCGTCCGCGCAGGCCGCGTTCCCGGCGTGGCGCAACACGCCGCCGCTGAAGCGCGCGCGCGTGATGAGCCGCTTCAAGACGCTGCTCGAAGAGCATGCGGACGAACTGTGCGCGCTGATCACGGCCGAGCACGGCAAGGTGCTCGCCGATGCGATGGGCGAGCTGCAGCGCGGCATCGAGAACGTCGAATATGCGAGCTACGTGCCCGAGCTGCTGAAGGGCGAGCACAGCAAGAACGTCGGCCCCGCGATCGACTCGTGGAGCGAGTTCCAGGCGCTCGGCGTGGTCGCCGGCATCACGCCGTTCAACTTCCCGGTGATGGTGCCGCTGTGGATGTGGCCGATGGCCGTCGCGTGCGGCAACACGTTCGTGCTGAAGCCGTCGGAGCGCACGCCTTCGTCGACGCTGCGCATGGCCGAGCTCGCGCTCGAGGCCGGCCTGCCGCCCGGCGTGCTGAACGTCGTGAACGGCGACAAGGAGGCGGTCGACACGATCCTCACCGACGCGCGCGTGAAGGCGGTGAGCTTCGTCGGCTCGACGCCGATCGCCGAATACATCTACTCGACCGGCTGCGCGAACGGCAAGCGCGTGCAGGCGCTGGGCGGTGCGAAGAACTTCGCGGTCGTGATGCCCGACGCCGACATCGACAACGCGGTGAACGCGCTGATGGGCGCCGCCTACGGTTCGTGCGGCGAGCGCTGCATGGCGATTCCGCTCGTCGTCGCGATCGGCGATGAAACGGGCGACCGCATCGTCGCCGGGCTCAAGGCCGAGATCGAAAAAATGAAGGTCGGCCCCGGCAACGGCGCGGGCGTCGACATGGGGCCGCTCGTCACGAAGCAGCACTTCGACAAGGTCACGGGCTTCGTCGACGCGGGCGTGGCAGCCGGCGCGACGCTGGTGGTCGACGGCCGCGGCGTGAAGGTCGACGGCCACGACGGCGGCTACTACCTCGGCCCGTGCCTGTTCGACCACGTGAAGCCGGGCATGCCGATCTATCAGCACGAGATCTTCGGGCCGGTGCTCGGCGTGATCCGGCTGAACTCGCTCGACGAAGCGATGGCGCTGATCGACGCGCACGAATACGGCAACGGCACGTGCCTGTTCACGCGCGACGGCGAGGCCGCGCGCTATTTCAGCGACAACATCCAGATCGGCATGGTCGGCATCAACGTGCCGCTGCCGGTGCCGGTCGCGTACCACTCGTTCGGCGGCTGGAAGCGCTCGCTGTTCGGCGATCTGCACGCTTACGGCCCGGACGCGGTGCGGTTCTACACGAAGCGCAAGACGATCACGCAGCGCTGGCCGTCGGCCGGCGTGCGGGAAGGGACGGTGTTCAGCTTCCCGTCGAACCGCTGA
- a CDS encoding FUSC family protein, giving the protein MKPQPAIEQPPIEPPRWSTWLDPLGKAARDWATSDGLIWLHLAKTVLAALLAMGIAMRLEMSQPRTAMTTVFVLMQPLSGMVFAKSFYRVLGTAAGLVAALALGGLFAQQPELYMAGITLWIGSCIALAVRNRHFRWYGFVLAGYTAALIGLPAVMTPQTLFQSALTRAAEVALGIACSGAVSALILPLSSAKALMRSLAARRVKFASFAASALSGELARGDFERRFADFVDEIVGFEANRAFASFEDPHIRARSRRLARLNSEFMNACTRLHALHQLIKRLRVNQSDAVLGAIAPHLDGLAQRIAALRDERQRGITTTTGALLELRRFHAALPKAARASRRAIEDHAAGGLLDFDTAIELMYRFIGEYLGYADTNASLDRDDHAFERSVTHYAVKTNSFFVGFAFLRTLVAVGAMSAFWIASEWPSGSLAVISTAIACALSSTSPRAPKFVAQMSVGAAFATAVGYVCLCYVYPNIDGFPLLCAALTPVLGLGAFLAMRPGLSGYGIGFAVFFCLLAGPDNAISYTPELLINNGVAVVVALLACSIMFAVVFPTHMPWLTSRIAHDLRRQVTLACEDTREGLAARFQSSTHDLMAQLRTLLVKRTRQHRIALRWMLSTLEVGHAVIDLRDEMNEFCATKPPQTLHWTASVDAVLHELPRFFDDPTPSHHARTLKSVNLAIRAAQHTLHAWYAVPDERHRMQRIIGCLHFLRSALLDKDAPFNRHYG; this is encoded by the coding sequence ATGAAGCCACAACCTGCGATCGAGCAACCTCCCATCGAACCGCCACGATGGAGCACCTGGCTCGATCCGCTCGGCAAAGCCGCACGCGACTGGGCGACGAGCGACGGGCTGATCTGGCTGCACCTCGCCAAGACCGTGCTCGCCGCGCTGCTCGCGATGGGCATCGCGATGCGGCTCGAGATGTCGCAGCCGCGCACCGCAATGACCACCGTGTTCGTGCTGATGCAGCCGTTGTCGGGGATGGTGTTCGCGAAGAGCTTCTACCGCGTGCTCGGCACGGCGGCCGGCCTGGTGGCCGCGTTGGCGCTCGGCGGCCTGTTCGCGCAGCAGCCCGAGCTGTACATGGCCGGCATCACGCTGTGGATCGGCAGCTGCATCGCGCTCGCGGTGCGCAACCGTCACTTTCGCTGGTACGGCTTCGTGCTCGCCGGCTACACGGCCGCGCTGATCGGCCTGCCCGCGGTGATGACGCCGCAGACGCTGTTCCAGTCGGCGCTCACGCGCGCCGCCGAAGTCGCGCTCGGGATCGCCTGCTCGGGCGCGGTCAGCGCGCTGATCCTGCCGCTCAGTTCCGCGAAGGCGTTGATGCGCTCGCTGGCCGCGCGTCGCGTGAAGTTCGCCTCGTTCGCGGCCAGCGCGCTGTCCGGCGAGCTGGCGCGCGGCGACTTCGAACGGCGCTTCGCCGACTTCGTCGACGAGATCGTCGGCTTCGAGGCGAACCGTGCGTTCGCATCGTTCGAAGACCCGCACATTCGCGCACGCAGCCGCCGGCTCGCGCGGCTGAACAGCGAGTTCATGAACGCCTGCACGCGGCTGCACGCGCTGCACCAGCTCATCAAGCGCCTGCGCGTGAACCAGTCGGACGCCGTGCTCGGTGCGATCGCGCCGCACCTTGACGGCCTCGCGCAGCGGATCGCCGCCTTGCGCGACGAGCGGCAGCGCGGCATCACGACGACGACCGGCGCGCTGCTGGAACTGCGCCGCTTCCACGCGGCGCTGCCGAAGGCCGCACGCGCGTCGCGCCGCGCGATCGAGGATCATGCGGCCGGCGGCCTGCTCGATTTCGATACCGCGATCGAGCTGATGTATCGCTTCATCGGCGAGTATCTCGGCTATGCGGACACCAACGCGTCGCTCGACCGCGACGATCACGCGTTCGAGCGCTCGGTCACGCACTACGCGGTGAAGACGAATTCGTTCTTCGTCGGCTTCGCGTTCCTGCGCACGCTCGTCGCCGTGGGCGCGATGAGCGCGTTCTGGATCGCGTCGGAGTGGCCGAGCGGTTCGCTGGCCGTGATCTCCACGGCCATCGCGTGCGCGTTGAGCTCGACGTCGCCGCGCGCGCCGAAATTCGTCGCACAGATGAGCGTCGGCGCGGCGTTCGCGACGGCCGTCGGCTACGTGTGCCTGTGCTACGTCTATCCGAACATCGACGGCTTTCCGCTGCTGTGCGCGGCGCTCACGCCGGTGCTCGGCCTCGGCGCATTTCTCGCGATGCGACCGGGCCTGTCCGGCTACGGGATCGGGTTTGCGGTGTTCTTCTGTCTGCTGGCCGGGCCGGACAACGCGATTTCGTATACGCCCGAGTTGCTGATCAACAACGGCGTCGCGGTCGTCGTCGCGCTGCTCGCCTGCTCGATCATGTTCGCGGTCGTGTTTCCGACGCACATGCCGTGGCTCACGTCGCGCATCGCGCACGATCTGCGCCGCCAGGTCACGCTCGCCTGCGAAGACACGCGCGAAGGTCTCGCCGCGCGGTTCCAGTCGAGCACGCATGACCTGATGGCGCAGCTGCGCACGCTGCTCGTGAAGCGCACGCGCCAGCATCGGATTGCATTGCGCTGGATGCTGTCGACGCTCGAGGTCGGCCACGCGGTCATCGACCTGCGCGACGAGATGAACGAGTTCTGCGCAACGAAGCCGCCGCAGACGCTGCACTGGACCGCATCGGTCGACGCGGTGCTGCACGAGCTGCCGCGCTTCTTCGACGATCCGACGCCAAGTCACCACGCCCGCACGCTGAAATCGGTGAATCTGGCGATCCGCGCCGCGCAGCATACGCTGCATGCGTGGTACGCGGTGCCCGACGAGCGCCACCGCATGCAGCGCATCATCGGCTGCCTGCACTTCCTCCGCAGCGCGCTGCTGGACAAGGATGCGCCGTTCAATCGTCACTACGGCTGA
- a CDS encoding epoxide hydrolase family protein — protein sequence MHAVPFNIEIPDHALADLHWRLRDTRVPLLTPAEPWQQGVDGAWLRDLTAYWAERFDWRAAEQALNRLPQFVADVDGQRVHFIHRRGAGPNPYPLVITHGWPGSVFEFDALIERLCDPAAFGGDPHDAFDVVAPSLPGFLFSPPPAAPGVAAFQVADCWAALMAGLGYRRFGAQGGDLGAGVSIALGARHADVVDGIHLNYLPGSYEPAIDAAAPLTDEERAFVRERAEWAALEGGYAHVHMTRPQTLAAALNDSPAGLAAWIAEKFRAWSDCDGDVARRFSHDTLLTGISLYWFSACIGSSMQMYWENRLQPMRFAAGQRVTVPIAFARFPKEISRPPRSWVERVFDVVQWTDMPSGGHFAAMEEPDLLADDIRRFFRRFR from the coding sequence ATGCACGCCGTCCCGTTCAACATCGAGATTCCGGATCATGCGCTCGCCGACCTGCACTGGCGCCTGCGCGACACGCGCGTGCCGCTGCTGACGCCAGCCGAGCCTTGGCAGCAGGGCGTCGACGGCGCGTGGCTGCGCGATCTGACCGCGTACTGGGCCGAACGATTCGACTGGCGCGCGGCCGAGCAGGCGCTGAACCGCTTGCCGCAGTTCGTCGCGGACGTCGACGGGCAGCGCGTGCATTTCATCCATCGGCGCGGCGCGGGGCCGAACCCGTATCCGCTCGTGATCACGCACGGCTGGCCGGGGTCGGTGTTCGAATTCGACGCGCTGATCGAGCGCCTGTGCGACCCCGCCGCGTTCGGCGGCGACCCGCACGACGCGTTCGACGTCGTCGCGCCGTCGCTGCCGGGCTTCCTGTTCTCGCCGCCGCCGGCGGCGCCCGGCGTCGCGGCATTTCAGGTCGCCGACTGCTGGGCCGCATTGATGGCCGGCCTCGGCTATCGCCGCTTCGGCGCGCAGGGCGGCGATCTCGGCGCGGGCGTGTCGATCGCGCTCGGCGCGCGACATGCGGACGTGGTCGACGGCATCCACCTCAACTACCTGCCGGGCAGTTACGAGCCTGCGATCGACGCGGCCGCGCCGCTGACCGACGAAGAACGGGCGTTCGTCAGGGAGCGCGCCGAATGGGCCGCGCTGGAAGGCGGCTATGCGCATGTGCACATGACGCGGCCGCAGACGCTCGCCGCCGCGCTCAACGACTCGCCGGCCGGGCTCGCCGCGTGGATCGCCGAGAAGTTTCGCGCGTGGAGCGATTGCGACGGCGACGTCGCGCGGCGGTTTTCGCACGACACGCTGCTGACCGGCATTTCGCTCTACTGGTTCAGCGCGTGCATCGGCTCGTCGATGCAGATGTATTGGGAGAACCGGCTGCAGCCGATGCGCTTCGCGGCCGGGCAGCGCGTGACGGTGCCGATCGCGTTCGCCCGCTTTCCGAAGGAGATCAGCCGGCCGCCGCGCAGCTGGGTCGAACGGGTGTTCGACGTCGTGCAGTGGACCGACATGCCGAGCGGCGGCCATTTCGCGGCGATGGAAGAACCGGACCTGCTGGCCGACGATATTCGGCGGTTCTTTCGGCGTTTTCGATGA